In Setaria viridis chromosome 5, Setaria_viridis_v4.0, whole genome shotgun sequence, the genomic stretch ATCCTTGACGTTCCTCCCCAAAAtagtaataataaaaataaaacaggATTTGCTAAACAACTGAACCTAGCTGCTCCTACTTGGTGGCAGTTCATTCCATCAGTAATTCAGTGTGCATTCTTCACAATGTGCACAAAGTTTGGGCGATAATTTCCAGAATCATCTAATCGCTATCCTTTATTTGTGTAAAAAATGCAAATCCTGTTTTTCCCATTTCATTACAAAATGCAAATGATGTTTCTGTAATAACAATAAGATCCTGCTATTCTGAATTGGTGTTTGTACAGTTGTTTATCAATATAAGTGATGTGGTATGCTCATTAGTTTTTCTCTTGAATATGCAGCAAACCAATACGTCAgacatgttggatcttgctgtagactacatcaaagagctgAAGGACGAAGTTGAGGTATGCATATCTGTCTAAATAAATTAAGCTGCAATTTCAGATTTCCACACATGCACTCAGACATTCCCCATTTAATTTTGACACATGTACCTGTAGTCAGTTACTATACTAATTTTCAAAACAAATATTTGTGATTAGCCTTTTATCAACCATACTACAAACAAAACATATCTCTTAATCTGCTAAAAATGGATCCTTGCAGAAGCTAAAACACGACCAAGCGAACTGCTTTTGCTCAGGCAATCAGAACTGCTGACACTGGAGAAGCAAAGGATATGATTTTCGAGCCCCAGTGTTTGCTTCAGAATAACTGGCTGCAGCAATGCTTAACCGCTTCCATGACTCAGCTTTCCCTTTCATGGTTGTACTATGGATAGCGTCAATGGCTTCAAGACTAGGAGATGACACGTAGGTTATCATAATTAACATCCTGTGAAGCGGTGTCTTGTGTGTAAAAATTCCTCCATTTCAGCGCGAATGGGATTGCTGTTGATAAAATTATTGTAGGAATAATTTTTGTGCTCTTTTGTCATCGAGCTCAATTTTGCAATTTATTAATTTTTGAGAAGACCGTAACTTGGCACTAATGCTAATGATTTGAGAAGACCGTAACTCAGGCATAGCAAGGATAATTCTAACTTGAGCATTCAGCTGAACAAAAGAATATTTTACTCGTATTCTTATATCAACTCTCTAGAGGCATTCTGTTGTATAAAATGATGGAATAATTTATACTTGAGCACTGTAAGCTAAAAATGGTATCGGGCCATTTCATTAATTTTCTTACTGGGTCTGGAGTTTATTTATACATCAATccttgaagaaaagaaaaggccatAGCACCCAATCGAGGCTGTATTTCATATGTGTGCTACTGTATATGTTTCGGCAAAACCTCGTCGGCGAATCTTGAGCTGCTGCCACTTATGCAGCTGTCCTATAGAAGAAGCTCAGGTAACGCAATCTCCGATTATCTACACACCTCTCCTGAAATTTTACAGGGGGGAATCGGTTCCTCAGAGATAAGATCGAGTAGAAGACTTGAGCCAAAACAGAAACAGAGAAGTGCTAGTTCTGCTTATTGTCGGATTTTGTACAGCACTATACTTACAGTCTTGATTGTGTTCTTACAAGAGATGGCTGAAGTGCGTCATAATGCCCGTAACCGTCATAGAGAACGCGGACTGGATTGTCCTTGCCATATTCCTGGCCATATTCCGCTATGATTCTGGGGCTATCAGAGCTGCTTGTATACATGTAAACGGTGATGGGCATCCTGCAAGGCAGCATTTGTCACTAACAATGATGGGTAAGAGGCAAAACTTAACATGGGAGGTGGCTGCCTACCTGAGAACATGGGAGCACATGAGCAGTTCGGGTTCTCCTCCCCAAGCATGTGGTTTTCTCATCTTTTTCACGTAGCTCTCGAAATCGCCTTCTAGGAACCTAACATTAAGACAAAGTTAATGCGACAGCGGTGTCTTTGTATATTCGAAACAGAAATATAATTTTTAACACATAATCTTATGGATGAGAATATTTTGAAAGGTAAACTTGCTGCATCCTGCATGAGAATAGTTTGTATGCGGAAACTAATAACTACACAACATATTACTTCCTATTGCGGAAAAATTGTGGAGGGACTTTAATGTATCAGAATAATAATAGTGGAGGAAGGATGAAACCATTCAGTGTCTTCtcttctcttaacaaattcatCAGCCACCTGGAAGAGACCAACAGCAGGTTAGCAATCATACAAATAGGAGAAATATCGCAGAATTCTGTCGAAACACATCAAACAACGATGTTCTGAATGAACAGAAGCTCAAGCTCAGGTGATGGTGGACACTCACTTTAGCTCGAAGCTCGTCAGCCAGTTCCTTCTGGGCGCTGTCGCTGGGTGACAGCTTTCCTCTCCTCAAGCAGGCCCCGTAAGCAACGGACCTGAACAAGCATCGGCCGTCCCCTGTGATTCCTGAAATGTGAAGGCGGTGTCACTGTGATTCATACGGTACGTTCTGGAATCCGGAGTACCAACTGATGATCAAAACTCCATCAGAATCAGCCGATGGAGTTGCCCGCACATGAACCGAATAATTAGTGTTACTTTAGGCTTGAGATTAGCAGCAGGTATTGTCAAAAGGAGGTTATCTGTTCTATCAATCCTCTTTCTGATTTCTGAATTCGCAAAAGGGAATAATACCCTCGTCTCTGAAGATGCATCTGAAACCACTATCATACACTAGCAAAAAGATAGTGGAAAAGAGGATACAGAAGTAGCGAAAAAGCATCTTACTACGAGCCTACTGCTCCTACAACTCCATTGGTAGTTTTTGATGATTACAGTCTCTGTATTCTTAATCAACACGATCAAGCCACTTTATTCTCGACCGCGTCCGAAACCTAAGATCTCCGATAAACAAGCCAGAAACCGCTGCCAAAAGGAGTAAAGAATCGGTCCTTTTTGAACACCCGATcatcaacaaaagaaataaaccTTTTTTTTAGTGCTTAAAACTATAGGCCAAGAAACCCGAtagaaagaagaggaggaggaatcaTCAATCATTATGAATGAACCAACGAAATGGAGGACCAGCTGATGACATACTGATCGAGCGAAGCGGGCGGAGCTCTCGATCCGACATCCGCTGGACGGCGATGGGGCGATCCCCCGATCCCCTGCCCGGCCTCCTCGGTCGGCCCGGCTGCTCCGATCCCGCAGCTGCCGGGCGCGGAGGGGAAGCGGGAGGGCGGAAGAAGCACGCAAGGAGCTGGAAATGGCCAGATGGGATGGAATGGAACAAAGAGGGGCAGGGGAGAGGGAGGTTGGAATTGGAATTGGATTCTCTCGCGGCTGCGCGCGCACGTCTTTTCCGCTGCCTTTTTGCTATTCCGGGCTTTTTCTACCGCTCGCTGGGTTGAGTGGAGGCCTTGGCTCCCGCGGAGCCGTTGCCGTTGCGCTGCCACCTGCCATGCACCTTGCTCGGCTCTCTTCTTTGATTTCCCGCCACAAATCGTTGCCGAGCCGTGGATTTCCAATTAACCTCCCTAGTGGACGGAGATTAAAGAAGAAGCAGTTGATGCGTGTGGGTCCCTCGCAGacgtatgtttttttttcccaaaaacacattgaggggtgtttgattctggagctagtccgtgtcacatcgaatatttggaggctaattaggaggactaaatatgagttaattataaaactaattgcacaggtggaggctaaacggcaagacaaatctattaaacctaattaatccatcataagcaaatggttattgtagcagcacattgtcaaatcatggactaattagacttaatagattcgtctcgccgtttagcctccatctatgcaatgggttttataaatagtctatgtttaatactcctaattaatatctaaacatttgatgtgacagggactaaagtttagcccaggAATCTAAAAACCCTTTAAGACTCGTATGGTATAAGCGCACACATACTTAGCCATAAGACACGCATATATCTTACCTATACGGAAAAACCTCCGAGAGATTAGGTAAACAGGTGTTCAGGATGTTTTTTGAAGTggagttttaagttcaaattttgcaagattaCAGTAGACATCATaagacatgttagaaaaatgTATGGtgaattttttatcattattttgatgggtaggatatttaataataaattttatccttgagatacaaaattatataaaaagtaataaagaaaaaatcataaaatatttttttaatatagattatgatgtccactaccacctTATAAAggctcaaattaaaattcaacttgtgtatggagacataaaaataacaaattacattatggggtaagttgaaccaaatagcataATTTAGgaggtaaattgaaccaaaacataGTTTACAGAGTTATCTAGACTTTCGCTATacttgaagggagtaatttgaacttttttccTAATTTTTAAGTCGAGAGCGTGCTGCGACGCGAAATAGCCTCTAGTCTATTGATTAGAGCAACTGAGTAGCACCCAGCATGTCCGGTTCAACTCCATGTGAGAGCGAATTAAACGGGTCTgaaattaaaaaattataaaaaaaataggtacgagcttcttaaaaaaaaaagaaaagggtgcTGTTCAGTTCCTACCGCAGCACAGGGCCGGCTGTGGCTCATATGGCAGGAGGTACGACCGCGCTTAGAGCCCAGCCAGGCTGAAGAGGGGGCAGGAGGCCAGGAGTAGCCCATGTGTTTCCTAAATTTGCATAAGTGTAGATGTGCTCCTTTTAATCATTTTCGGAGctcaataaaataaaaattaaatcTTAAACACTTAACTTTTGCCTCTTATGAAAAATGTTCTACGAAGCATGTAGTTCAACATAGACATGTTGTGAGTCTGAGAAATCAATGTTTAATTGCTTAAATGGATGGTCAACCTCGGTCAAATCATGCTCCAGACTTAAACTCTGAAAAAGTTCAGTTTTGATCCAGTATTGGCCAAACTTTGGAGCTCCATAACTTTGAATACAAGAAGTACTCTCCTATGTGccatctacaacttttgtattggGTGATCGAAGAGTTTGAATGTGAAATCTTGAGCTTTTGGGTCGCAAGCTTGTTGACTTTTCGGCTGAATCGGCCAGAGCTTCGGTCATGGCCGACCAAGACTCAGCGCCTCGCCACGTGCTCGCCGTTGCCCGGCCAGGCGCCGCGCCTTCGCCCAACCGACGAGCCGCTAGTCCGGGATCTCGCTCGCGCGCCCGCGCCTCGCCTTC encodes the following:
- the LOC117859192 gene encoding OVARIAN TUMOR DOMAIN-containing deubiquitinating enzyme 4; this encodes MSDRELRPLRSIRITGDGRCLFRSVAYGACLRRGKLSPSDSAQKELADELRAKVADEFVKRREDTEWFLEGDFESYVKKMRKPHAWGGEPELLMCSHVLRMPITVYMYTSSSDSPRIIAEYGQEYGKDNPVRVLYDGYGHYDALQPSLVRTQSRLRGV